The Stieleria maiorica genome includes the window CACCACCGCAAGCGGCACGACGTAGGTGGGATCGAACACTGCCAACGCGACATTCTGGGTCGCACCGATCGGACAAACACAGCCCTGACGCCAGAACCCGAACCACAGCAAACTGGCGATCGTCAGCAGCAGCACGTTACGGCGAGAGCGTGACACCAAGGTGAAGTACGACGCCAGACAGAGTGCGGCGAACAGAATCGCCACATCCAACACCGGCCCCATCTCTCCCTGGACCTCCGGAATCGTGGCGGTGGGGATCGGATGGTCGGAAAACTCCGGGACGGGGAACATCAGATCCGGGGTTTCGGCCGCCATCGCATCGCCCATCCACATCAACGTAGCGACGCTCGCCAGAGCGTGGCAAACGCCGCTGATCGACCTTCGGGCGAAGGTCGCTACGTTTGACCGTCGGTTGATAGCGTTGCTTGTGCGACGTGGCGTTGTCCTGCTACTCATCGGCGTGCACCTGATCGAGCAGTTTCTGTGCCGCCGTGTCGGCCTTCCCCGCCTTTTGCCGCATCACGCCCAACGCCACACGTTTCAGCCGATAGGGTTTGTCGGCGGAAACGTTGACAAAGGCGTCGCTGGGGCAGGCGACCGCGATCGCGCATTCGTTGCAATTGACACAGCGATCGTGCATGACTTGCAGATACAACGATCCGTTCATCAGCGCACAACCCTTGACGCACATCGCACAGCCGATGCAAGCGTCGGTGTCGATCGTGTACTCGTAGAAATCTTGACCCGCTTTGCCTTCGACAAAGGTTCGGATGATCGCTTCGGTCGGACACAACAAGTCCGCCGCGGCGGTGTCGCGACTGTCCAGCCCATCGAGTGTGTAATAGCCGGTGCATCGATTGCAGAAACCGCACATGTCGAAACACTGAACACATTTGACGGCTGATTCATCCAGCACACAGTGGGTGGCGCAGTTTCCACAGCCGACGCACTTGTCGGGATCGATCTGCCAACGATTCTCTTCCGCTTGGCCTCGTTGGCCGGCAAGGTATCCGCCCAACACACCGGCCGACACCACGCCGACGACCCGGGCTCCGTCGGCCAGGAACCCACGTCGGTCGGTTTGTTTTTCGTCGCTCATGATGGCTCTCCCTCCATCGCCGGTTGCCTGGCTTGGTCCGCTTTGGGAAGCCCACATTTTTTAAACAGCCCGCAAGTCTGACAGGGAGACGTCAGCTGGACGCACCCGAGATTGTTCGCGCGGCGGAGCAGGTTGAGCGTCAAGACGGACATCCCGCCCAAGAGGGCATAACGTCCGACGCGAACCAGCCATTGCCGACGATCATGGTCGAATTCATCACGTGTCA containing:
- a CDS encoding 4Fe-4S binding protein, with the protein product MSDEKQTDRRGFLADGARVVGVVSAGVLGGYLAGQRGQAEENRWQIDPDKCVGCGNCATHCVLDESAVKCVQCFDMCGFCNRCTGYYTLDGLDSRDTAAADLLCPTEAIIRTFVEGKAGQDFYEYTIDTDACIGCAMCVKGCALMNGSLYLQVMHDRCVNCNECAIAVACPSDAFVNVSADKPYRLKRVALGVMRQKAGKADTAAQKLLDQVHADE